In Mus caroli chromosome 19, CAROLI_EIJ_v1.1, whole genome shotgun sequence, a genomic segment contains:
- the Slc15a3 gene encoding solute carrier family 15 member 3: MSAPREEEQPSRSGERQPLVARGPRGPRRWRRTAAAAVLLVQMLERAAFFGVTSNLVLYLNSLNFNWDGQQASRATLLFLGASYLLAPVGGWLADVYLGRFLTISLSLVLYLAASGLLLTTITNDGRRSFCGEMPELPLEPSCPSSSCQGSWSSPYCATTLYLVLLLLALAASSVRSNLTSFGADQVMDLGRDATRRFFNWFYWSINLGAILSLLVVAFIEQNISFLWGYSIIVGLVGLAFFIFLFATPVFITKPPTGSQVSSMLKLAFQNCCPCRRPSSRDSESAHLLPDQRSNQPGPSPQEDMANFQVLVKILPVMVTLVPYWMVYFQMQSTYVLQGLHLHIPNIFRTNPNISLLLRSDSSNYRIPEAWLLLANVAVILILIPVKDHLIDPLLLRCKLLPSSLQKMALGMFFGFTSIIVAGVLEKERLQYIAANQTVPQLIGKDLYYAAPLSIWWQIPQYLLIGISEIFASIPGLEFAYSEAPRSMQGAIMGIFFCLSGVGSLLGSGLVALLSFPGGWMYCPKDFGNINNCQMDRYFFLLAGIEAVTAILFLWIAGRYERTRQDPASQSSSSRVRG, from the exons ATGTCTGCCCCTCGCGAGGAAGAGCAACCAAGCAGGTCCGGAGAGCGACAACCACTGGTGGCCCGAGGCCCGCGGGGACCACGACGGTGGAGACGGACAGCTGCTGCTGCGGTGCTGCTAGTGCAGATGCTGGAACGCGCTGCCTTCTTTGGTGTTACCTCCAACCTCGTGCTCTACCTCAACAGCTTGAACTTCAATTGGGACGGCCAACAAGCATCACGGGCCACACTCCTCTTCCTAGGCGCCTCCTATCTGCTGGCTCCAGTGGGAGGCTGGCTGGCCGATGTGTACCTGGGACGCTTCCTCACTATCTCGCTCAGCCTGGTGCTCTATCTGGCTGCCTCTGGCTTGTTgctcaccaccatcaccaatgATGGCCGCAGATCCTTCTGTGGAGAGATGCCCGAGTTGCCACTGGAACCTTCCTGCCCATCCTCAAGCTGCCAAGGCTCCTGGTCCAGCCCCTACTGTGCGACCACCCTCTACTTGGTGTTGCTGCTCCTGGCCCTGGCTGCCAGCTCCGTGAGGAGCAACCTCACCTCGTTCGGGGCTGACCAG GTGATGGATCTCGGGCGCGATGCCACCCGCCGCTTCTTCAACTGGTTCTATTGGAGCATCAACCTGGGTGCCATATTGTCCCTGTTGGTGGTGGCCTTCATCGAGCAGAACATCAGCTTCCTATGGGGCTACAGCATCATCGTGGGCCTCGTGGGCCTGgcattcttcatttttctctttgccaCACCTGTCTTCATCACCAAGCCCCCAACAGGCAGCCAAGTGTCATCTATGCTGAAGCTTGCGTTCCAAAACTGCTGTCCCTGCCGGAGGCCCTCTTCCAG GGACTCTGAAAGTGCCCACCTGTTGCCTGACCAGAGGTCTAACCAGCCTGGACCTTCTCCACAAGAAGATATGGCCAACTTCCAGGTGCTGGTGAAGATCCTGCCTGTGATGGTGACCCTTGTGCCTTATTGGATGGTATATTTCCAG ATGCAGTCCACCTATGTCCTACAAGGTCTCCACCTCCATATCCCCAACATCTTCAGGACCAACCCTAACATCTCTTTGTTGCTGAGATCAGATAGCAGTAACTACAGG ATCCCAGAAGCCTGGCTCCTACTGGCCAATGTTGCGGTGATCCTGATTCTGATCCCTGTCAAGGATCACTTGATTGATCCTCTGCTGCTGCGGTGCAAGCTGCTGCCCTCATCTCTGCAGAAAATGGCCCTGGGCATGTTCTTTGGGTTCACCTCCATCATTGTGGCAG GAGTCCTGGAGAAAGAACGCTTACAGTACATTGCTGCCAACCAGACAGTGCCTCAGCTGATTGGGAAGGACTTATACTACGCAGCGCCACTGTCTATCTGGTGGCAGATCCCCCAGTACCTGCTCATCGGGATCAGTGAGATTTTTGCCAGCATCCCAG GTCTGGAGTTCGCTTACTCAGAAGCCCCACGCTCCATGCAGGGTGCAATTATGGGCATCTTCTTCTGCCTTTCGGGGGTAGGCTCACTGCTAGGCTCTGGCTTGGTGGCCCTACTGTCCTTTCCTGGGGGATGGATGTACTGCCCCAAGGATTTCG GGAACATCAACAACTGTCAGATGGACCGTTACTTTTTCCTGCTGGCCGGCATTGAGGCTGTCACAGCCATCCTGTTTCTCTGGATTGCTGGGCGCTACGAGAGGACTCGCCAGGACCCAGCCTCCCAGAGCTCGTCCAGCAGGGTCAGGGGCTAA